Proteins encoded within one genomic window of Deltaproteobacteria bacterium:
- a CDS encoding amidohydrolase: MTVTQALAFRRRTMSNKKHKIIDGDGHVVESHTEIAARMPAVYRERFGAARGPYPPNDHLHAANAHILPEGAFAKVGREGWIDFMEDVGLTSAVLYPTNGLSFGRVVSLDWAIELAKAYNDWMHDEYLSKSSRFQALSLIPLQEPQEAVKELRRSVKELGFCGAMLPSTGVAGAQNHLGDDKYWPIYEEANRLGCCIGIHGGVHDNMGLDDMTPYAPVNALGHPFGQMVNFSGLLFSGVFDKYPKVRFGFMEAGAGWFVNCIERLERAWNSHIQYDPRGRFMKLRDKESVTDYIKRHVDEDRIFVGVEGDELTLPFAVSVVGNKPFIFSSDFPHEVNNETCKEELEELDENPRLTKEDKDGVRYRNAERFYGLATN, translated from the coding sequence ATGACAGTTACGCAGGCTCTAGCATTTAGGAGAAGAACGATGAGCAACAAAAAACACAAAATCATCGACGGCGACGGCCATGTCGTCGAATCCCATACCGAGATCGCGGCGCGTATGCCGGCGGTTTACCGTGAACGCTTCGGCGCGGCGCGCGGTCCTTATCCACCTAATGACCATTTGCACGCCGCCAATGCGCATATTTTACCGGAGGGCGCCTTCGCCAAAGTCGGCCGCGAAGGCTGGATCGATTTCATGGAAGATGTCGGCCTCACTAGTGCCGTGCTCTACCCGACCAACGGTTTGTCCTTCGGCCGCGTCGTCAGTCTCGACTGGGCCATCGAATTAGCCAAAGCTTACAACGACTGGATGCACGACGAATACTTGAGCAAGAGTTCGCGCTTTCAGGCCTTGAGTTTGATCCCATTGCAAGAACCGCAGGAAGCGGTGAAAGAACTGCGACGCAGCGTTAAAGAGCTGGGGTTCTGCGGCGCCATGCTGCCGAGCACCGGCGTCGCCGGCGCGCAGAATCATTTGGGCGACGACAAGTACTGGCCGATCTACGAAGAGGCCAATCGCCTTGGCTGCTGCATCGGCATCCATGGCGGCGTGCACGACAACATGGGACTCGACGACATGACGCCCTACGCGCCGGTCAATGCGCTGGGCCATCCCTTCGGCCAGATGGTGAATTTCTCGGGACTCCTGTTCAGCGGCGTCTTCGACAAATATCCCAAGGTTCGCTTCGGCTTCATGGAAGCCGGCGCCGGCTGGTTCGTCAATTGTATCGAGCGGCTGGAGCGCGCCTGGAACAGTCATATCCAGTACGATCCGCGCGGCCGATTCATGAAGCTTCGCGACAAGGAGTCGGTCACCGATTATATCAAGCGTCATGTCGATGAAGACCGCATCTTCGTCGGCGTCGAGGGTGATGAGCTGACCTTGCCCTTCGCGGTCAGCGTGGTCGGCAATAAGCCGTTTATTTTTTCCTCGGACTTTCCCCATGAGGTCAACAACGAAACTTGCAAAGAAGAACTCGAAGAGCTGGACGAAAATCCCCGGCTGACGAAAGAAGACAAAGACGGCGTGCGCTACAGAAATGCCGAGCGGTTTTACGGCTTGGCCACAAATTAG
- a CDS encoding ABC transporter substrate-binding protein: protein MKLICRVILVLATITNTVTLHAQSLTTFRVANGTSGENPAVLWVGVDQGIFRKHGLNVEVIFMRTGPLAMSALVSGDVSAVLTSSNNVMNVAAGGLDVVAIATLINKPEGDMISRPEIKKAEELRGKTIAIQSIGGGGWANNMLALDHFGLDPDRDKINFLVLGDQASRIQALENGRAHASWMGPTFSAPLKKKGFTVLLDLTKSPIPYLGSSLIARRATFRQEQKHYEAMLQGTLDAMHFFVKPENKSAVLKSIARVLRLPRVEDAESGYNGLLATYSIDLKPKPEGVKKIYSILLRTNPKLQTLKPESIIDDSLIQKIHASGY, encoded by the coding sequence ATGAAATTGATATGCCGCGTGATCCTCGTTTTAGCCACGATCACAAACACGGTCACGCTCCACGCTCAGTCTTTAACGACCTTCCGCGTCGCCAACGGCACCAGCGGTGAAAACCCCGCGGTGCTCTGGGTCGGCGTCGACCAAGGGATTTTCCGCAAGCATGGACTTAATGTGGAAGTGATTTTTATGCGCACCGGACCGTTGGCGATGTCAGCGCTGGTCTCGGGCGATGTCTCGGCAGTTTTAACCAGTTCGAATAACGTTATGAACGTCGCCGCCGGCGGCTTGGACGTGGTCGCCATCGCGACGCTGATCAATAAACCCGAAGGTGACATGATCTCGCGGCCGGAAATCAAGAAGGCCGAAGAGTTGCGCGGTAAAACCATCGCCATTCAAAGCATCGGCGGCGGCGGCTGGGCCAACAACATGCTGGCGTTGGACCACTTCGGCCTCGATCCCGACCGCGACAAGATCAACTTCCTGGTTCTCGGCGATCAGGCGTCGCGTATTCAGGCCCTCGAAAACGGCCGCGCCCACGCCTCATGGATGGGACCGACCTTCAGCGCGCCGCTCAAGAAAAAAGGTTTCACAGTTTTACTAGACCTCACTAAATCGCCGATACCCTATCTCGGCTCATCATTGATCGCCCGCCGTGCCACCTTTCGCCAGGAGCAAAAACATTACGAAGCAATGCTGCAAGGGACCTTGGACGCCATGCATTTCTTCGTCAAACCGGAAAACAAATCCGCGGTCCTGAAATCAATAGCGCGGGTGCTCCGGCTGCCGCGGGTCGAAGATGCCGAAAGCGGCTACAACGGACTCTTGGCAACCTATAGCATCGACTTGAAGCCAAAACCTGAGGGCGTGAAAAAAATCTATTCCATACTCCTGCGCACCAATCCCAAACTGCAAACCCTCAAACCGGAATCGATCATCGACGACAGCCTGATCCAAAAAATCCACGCTAGCGGATATTAG